Proteins from one Melospiza melodia melodia isolate bMelMel2 chromosome 18, bMelMel2.pri, whole genome shotgun sequence genomic window:
- the LOC134426548 gene encoding chemerin-like receptor 1 yields the protein MDSTSFSPSPFSASCPTEQPDTATDHDYYSGLQKAMHILSMVVYSIACLLGVSGNGLVIWIAGFKMKKTVNSIWFLNLAIADFIFTFFLPLSIAYTALGFHWPFGKLLCKLNSTMAFLNMFASVFLLTVISMDRCVSVAFPVWSHNRRSPELAARIALGTWGLAVLLSSPYLVFRDTLVSSRNVTSCYNNFALSDDYTSEATRRLWRMRHKAMIVTRFLCGFLIPFMVILICYSVVAVKLKRRQLANSAKPYRIIIAVTVSFFLCYFPYHVFSLLEISNSSSSHEMKLALYIGIPLVSSLAFFNSCINPILYVFVGPDFKEKFRQSILSAFEGALSEESVLGSLTGRRKSRSASEVEVPRV from the coding sequence ATGGACAGCACCtctttttccccttcccccttctctGCCAGCTGCCCCACGGAGCAGCCTGACACTGCCACTGACCATGACTACTACTCTGGCCTGCAGAAGGCCATGCACATCCTCTCCATGGTGGTGTACAGCATCGCCTGTTTGCTGGGGGTGTCAGGCAACGGCCTCGTCATTTGGATTGCAGGCTTCAAGATGAAGAAGACGGTGAATTCCATCTGGTTCCTCAACCTGGCCATAGCTGACTTCATCTTTACCTTCTTCCTGCCCCTCAGCATCGCCTACACCGCCCTGGGCTTCCACTGGCCCTTTGGGAAGCTGCTGTGCAAGCTGAACAGCACCATGGCCTTCCTCAACATGTTTGCCAGCGTCTTCCTCCTGACGGTGATCAGCATGGACCGCTGCGTTTCTGTGGCGTTCCCCGTCTGGTCTCACAACCGCAGGAGCCCGGAGCTGGCGGCCAGGATCGCGCTGGGGACGTggggcctggctgtgctgctcagctcccCGTACCTCGTCTTTCGGGACACCCTGGTCAGCTCCAGGAACGTCACCAGCTGTTACAATAATTTTGCTCTGTCTGATGATTATACGTCGGAGGCGACGCGCAGGCTGTGGAGGATGCGGCACAAGGCGATGATCGTCACGCGGTTCTTATGTGGGTTCCTCATCCCCTTCATGGTGATTCTCATCTGCTACAGCGTCGTGGCTGTCAAGCTGAAAAGAAGGCAGTTGGCCAACTCTGCAAAGCCCTACAGAATCATCATTGCTGTCACAGTCTCGTTTTTCCTCTGTTATTTCCCATATCACGTCTTCTCCTTGCTGGAAATATCCAACAGCTCTTCCAGCCATGAGATGAAACTGGCCCTTTACATAGGGATCCCCTTGGTTTCCAGCCTTGCTTTCTTCAACAGCTGCATCAACCCCATCCTGTACGTCTTTGTGGGGCCGGATTTCAAGGAGAAGTTCCGCCAGTCCATCCTGTCCGCCTTCGAGGGGGCCCTCAGCGAGGAGTCGGTCCTGGGCAGCCTGACCGGCCGGCGCAAGTCCAGGTCTGCTTCAGAAGTGGAGGTGCCGAGGGTCTGA
- the SHMT1 gene encoding serine hydroxymethyltransferase, cytosolic, translating into MASSAQGLPSAELWASHNKMVMEPLDTNDPEVHSIIKKEKQRQRLGLELIASENFASRAVLEALGSCMNNKYSEGYPGQRYYGGTEFVDELERLCQKRALQAYRLDPQKWGVNVQPYSGSPANFAVYTALVEPHGRIMGLDLPDGGHLTHGFMTDKKKISATSVFFESMPYKVNPKTGYIDYDKLEENARLFHPKLIIAGVSCYSRNLDYARMRKIADDNGAFLMADMAHISGLVAAGVVPSPFEHCDIVSTTTHKTLRGCRAGMIFYRKGTRSVDPKTGKETLYNLESLINQAVFPGLQGGPHNHAIAGIAVALHQAMTPEFKAYQQQVVANCKALSSALMEMGYDIVTGGSDNHLILVDLRSKGTDGGRAERVLELCSIACNKNTCPGDVSALRPSGLRFGTPALTSRGFRQDDFRKVAQYIHKGIELALRVQKDMSPKATLKEFKDKLEDPKYRGELKALKEEVEAFAATFPLPGLPVL; encoded by the exons atggcGAGCTCAGCACAGGGCCTGCCCAGCGCCGAGCTCTGGGCCTCCCATAACAAGATGGTGATGGAGCCGCTGGACACCAACGACCCCGAG GTGCACAGCATCATCAAGAAGGAGAAGCAGCGGCAGAGGTTGGGGCTGGAGTTAATTGCATCGGAGAACTTTGCAAGCCGAGCAGTCCTGGAGGCCCTGGGATCCTGCATGAACAACAAATACTCTGAGGGTTACCCAGGACAGAG GTACTACGGTGGGACGGAGTTTGTGGACGAGCTGGAGAGGCTGTGCCAGAAGCGAGCCCTGCAGGCTTACCGGCTCGACCCCCAGAAGTGGGGAGTCAATGTCCAGCCCTACTCAG GGTCACCTGCAAACTTTGCAGTGTACACGGCCCTGGTGGAGCCCCATGGCAGGATCATGGGGCTGGACCTACCCGATGGTGGCCACCTCACCCACGGCTTCATGACAGACAAGAAGAAGATCTCTGCCACCTCTGTCTTCTTCGAGTCCATGCCCTACAAG gTCAACCCCAAGACCGGTTACATCGACTATGACAAGCTGGAGGAGAACGCCCGGCTCTTCCACCCCAAGCTGATCATAGCAG gtgtCAGCTGCTACTCGCGGAACCTGGACTACGCGCGCATGCGGAAGATCGCGGATGACAACGGGGCGTTCCTGATGGCAGACATGGCGCACATCAGCGGGCTGGTGGCTGCCGGCGTGGTGCCCTCGCCCTTCGAGCACTGCGACATCGTCTCCACCACCACCCACAAGACCCTGCGGGGCTGCAGGGCCGGAATGATCTTCTACCGCAAAG GCACCCGCAGCGTGGACCCCAAGACAGGCAAGGAGACCCTCTACAACCTGGAGAGCCTCATCAACCAGGCAGTgttcccagggctgcagggaggccCACACAACCACGCCATTGCAG GGATTGCCGTGGCACTGCATCAGGCCATGACACCCGAGTTCAAGGCTTACCAGCAGCAGGTGGTGGCCAACTGCAAGGCACTCTCATCAGCACTGATGGAGATGGGCTACGACATTGTCACAG GGGGCTCTGACAATCACCTGATCCTGGTGGACCTGCGCAGCAAAGGCACAGACGGCGGCCGGGCCGAGCGGGTGCTGGAGCTCTGCTCCATTGCCTGCAACAAGAACACGTGCCCTG GTGATGTCAGTGCCCTGCGGCCCAGCGGCCTCCGCTTTGGGACACCAGCTCTGACCTCGCGCGGCTTCCGGCAGGACGATTTCCGCAAGGTGGCCCAGTACATCCACAAAG GGATTGAGCTGGCTCTGCGTGTGCAGAAGGACATGAGCCCCAAGGCCACGCTGAAGGAATTCAAGGACAAGTTGGAGGACCCAAAATACCGTGGGGAGCTGAAGGCACTGAAGGAAGAGGTGGAAGCCTTTGCAGCCACATTCCCGCTGCCAGGGTTGCCTGTCCTGTAA